The DNA window GGGCAAATCCATCCGCATCGAGCGCATCATCAACCGCAACAACGGACGGACCATCATCGTCCCCCTGGACCACGGCGTCACCGTGGGCCCGCTGTACGGACTCGTGGACCTTCGAGCCACCGTGGACCAGATCGCCGACGGCGGGGCCAACGCCGTGCTCATGCACAAGGGGCTGCCACGCTGCTCCCATCGCGGACGCGGCCGCGACGTGGGCCTCATCATCCACCTCTCGGCCAGCACCACCCTCTCGCCCCATCCCAACGCCAAGGCCCTGGTTGGCACGGTGGAGGACGCACTGAAGCTCGGCGCGGACGGCGTCTCCGTGCATATCAACATGGGCGACGAAACCGAGGGCCGCATGCTGGCCGACCTGGGCCAGATGGCGGCCAAGGCCAACGAATGGGGAATGCCGCTCCTGGCCATGATGTACGCGCGCGGACCGGCCATCAAGAACCCCTACGACCCGGATCTGGTGGCCCACTGCGCCCGGGTGGCCCTGGAACTGGGCGCGGACAT is part of the Desulfovibrio aminophilus DSM 12254 genome and encodes:
- a CDS encoding 2-amino-3,7-dideoxy-D-threo-hept-6-ulosonate synthase, yielding MQLGKSIRIERIINRNNGRTIIVPLDHGVTVGPLYGLVDLRATVDQIADGGANAVLMHKGLPRCSHRGRGRDVGLIIHLSASTTLSPHPNAKALVGTVEDALKLGADGVSVHINMGDETEGRMLADLGQMAAKANEWGMPLLAMMYARGPAIKNPYDPDLVAHCARVALELGADIVKVPYTGDPESFERVVEACCVPVVIAGGPKMDDTRSLVQMVHDSVRAGGAGLSVGRNIFQHEQPARLLAALGKVVHEDWSVDQAMALLA